One genomic window of Candidatus Pseudobacter hemicellulosilyticus includes the following:
- a CDS encoding ABC transporter permease codes for MLALTRASCKALFKSPQSVFFNLFFPIVLIAIFGALGSNRGISVDIAFTKNSDTTNYIYAALANDPVLVVEHATEKELQDRLAKGRVTALVEIRKQDSSAHTAYDVHLKTSSAGKKDLPVLESILRNVITDVNNRATPQHYTYASISAEEVPGRHYRMIDFYLPGMLGFSLIGSAVFGVAFVFFSFRETLVLKRLFSTPIKKGYIVVGESLARIIFQMATAVVIIGFGKLFYGFTLAHGLATFFELLLLCLLGLLVFMGFGYAISGLSKTQNVIPVYANLFMFPQYFLSGTFFPKGALPAGIQPVINYLPLTALNDAMRKVSFEGLHLWDLGFELAVLLGWCVVAYALAIRTFKWE; via the coding sequence ATGCTGGCCCTTACCAGGGCCAGCTGTAAAGCATTGTTCAAAAGCCCCCAGTCCGTTTTTTTCAACCTTTTTTTTCCCATCGTGCTGATCGCCATCTTTGGGGCGCTGGGCAGCAACCGCGGCATTTCAGTGGATATTGCCTTTACCAAAAACAGTGATACCACCAATTATATCTATGCCGCCCTGGCCAACGACCCCGTGCTGGTGGTAGAACATGCCACTGAAAAGGAACTGCAGGACCGCCTGGCCAAAGGCCGGGTGACCGCCCTGGTAGAGATCCGGAAACAGGACAGCAGCGCCCATACGGCCTATGATGTACACCTTAAGACCAGCTCGGCCGGTAAAAAGGACCTGCCCGTACTGGAATCTATCCTGCGCAATGTGATCACTGATGTAAATAACCGCGCCACGCCGCAGCACTATACCTATGCCAGCATCTCTGCCGAAGAAGTGCCGGGCAGGCATTACCGGATGATCGATTTTTACCTGCCGGGCATGCTGGGCTTCTCCCTGATCGGTTCGGCAGTATTTGGCGTGGCCTTCGTATTCTTTTCCTTCCGGGAGACCCTGGTCCTGAAGCGACTGTTCTCCACCCCCATCAAAAAAGGCTATATCGTGGTGGGCGAAAGCCTGGCCCGTATCATATTCCAGATGGCTACCGCTGTGGTGATCATCGGTTTCGGCAAACTCTTTTACGGTTTTACCCTGGCCCATGGCCTGGCCACTTTCTTTGAGCTGCTGCTGCTCTGCCTGCTGGGCCTCCTGGTATTCATGGGCTTTGGCTACGCTATCAGCGGTTTGTCCAAAACCCAGAACGTGATCCCGGTATATGCCAACCTGTTCATGTTCCCCCAGTATTTCCTGTCGGGCACTTTCTTCCCGAAAGGCGCCCTGCCAGCCGGCATTCAGCCAGTCATCAACTACCTGCCGCTGACGGCGCTCAATGATGCCATGCGCAAGGTGAGCTTTGAAGGGCTGCACCTCTGGGACCTGGGCTTTGAGCTGGCGGTCCTGCTGGGCTGGTGCGTGGTGGCCTATGCCCTGGCCATCAGGACATTCAAATGGGAATAA
- a CDS encoding SRPBCC family protein, with amino-acid sequence MRLIKLALISFVVLFAIVYGISLMIPSQVRISRAIDIQAPADSILPRLRDLRYWEQWNGLVNNPDMSGQLYTIDSYSAEQLQVRLQAPVTDTVKTLWRQQNGKEIASGFTWHEAGGTTVVQWYFDVRLRWYPWEKFGSIIFDKQLGPPMEQSLDKLRKLLESAR; translated from the coding sequence ATGCGTTTAATCAAGTTAGCCCTGATCAGTTTTGTGGTCCTGTTTGCTATTGTGTATGGCATTTCCCTGATGATCCCCTCCCAGGTGCGGATATCCAGGGCCATTGATATCCAGGCCCCGGCTGATTCTATTTTACCCCGCCTCCGCGACCTTCGCTACTGGGAGCAATGGAACGGGCTGGTCAATAACCCCGATATGAGCGGGCAACTGTATACAATTGATAGTTATAGCGCTGAGCAATTACAGGTGCGTCTGCAAGCTCCTGTGACCGATACTGTAAAAACGCTTTGGCGGCAACAGAATGGCAAAGAAATTGCAAGTGGTTTTACCTGGCATGAAGCAGGGGGCACCACCGTAGTGCAATGGTATTTTGATGTCCGGCTGCGCTGGTACCCCTGGGAAAAATTCGGCAGCATTATCTTTGACAAACAGTTAGGCCCGCCTATGGAGCAATCACTGGATAAGCTGAGAAAGCTGCTGGAGTCAGCCCGTTGA